From Phalacrocorax carbo chromosome 6, bPhaCar2.1, whole genome shotgun sequence, a single genomic window includes:
- the FOXD2 gene encoding LOW QUALITY PROTEIN: forkhead box protein D2 (The sequence of the model RefSeq protein was modified relative to this genomic sequence to represent the inferred CDS: inserted 1 base in 1 codon; deleted 1 base in 1 codon), with product MTLGSSGGGGCGIMSERSPEEEPLSEVEDADIDVVGPPQDGGKYSEDEEEDDDDEEEEDEEDGGDPLGLALPRSGAAKARMGGSPERLSPAGGSEPACARGAAPGEKAPAGGGGGGGAVGKNPLVKPPYSYIALITMAILQSPKKRLTLSEICEFISGRFPYYREKFPAWQNSIRHNLSLNDCFVKIPREPGNPGKGNYWTLDPESADMFDNGSFLRRRKRFKRQQQLHPPHPELLLRAGAADAAAFLPGFAYGPYGYNYGLQLQGXPPAPPPPPPPRRRRRRRRRGAFPFPAPHCPLPAPPPPAAASVFSAASGLPSFLGGELNCRKSFYHPQLSPTALPAALLQTLKPDPTPAGGGGGTNHPSRPSFSIDNIIGGAVPPPPSTNPSAAPAAPYPAGQAGPPAQVLAVLSPALAPAQPQVSLAHEPLLQPAQNFSSKITTLSSCHF from the exons ATGACTTtgggcagcagcggcggcggcggctgcgggatCATGTCCGAGCGCTCCCCGGAGGAAGAGCCGCTCTCCGAGGTGGAGGACGCGGATATCGACGTGGTGGGCCCGCCCCAGGATGGGGGCAAGTACAGcgaggacgaggaggaggacGACGACGacgaggaagaggaggacgaggaggacGGCGGCGATCCGCTGGGGCTCGCCCTGccgcggagcggggccgccAAGGCGCGCATGGGGGGGTCCCCGGAACGGCTCTCCCCCGCCGGCGGCTCGGAGCCGGCGTGCGCCCGCGGCGCCGCGCCCGGGGAGAAGGcgcccgcgggcggcggcggcggcggcggcgcggtgGGGAAGAACCCGCTGGTGAAGCCGCCCTACTCCTACATCGCCCTCATCACCATGGCCATCCTGCAGAGCCCCAAGAAGCGGCTGACGCTGAGCGAGATCTGCGAGTTCATCAGCGGGCGCTTCCCCTACTACCGGGAGAAGTTCCCCGCCTGGCAGAACAGCATCCGCCACAACCTCTCCCTCAACGACTGCTTCGTCAAGATCCCCCGGGAGCCCGGCAACCCGGGCAAGGGCAACTACTGGACGCTGGACCCCGAGTCCGCCGACATGTTCGACAACGGGAGCTTCCTGCGCCGGAGGAAGCGCTTCaagcggcagcagcagctgcacccGCCGCACCcggagctgctgctgcgggccggggccgccgaCGCCGCCGCCTTCCTGCCCGGCTTCGCCTACGGACCCTACGGCTACAACTACGGCCTGCAGCTCCAGG TACCCCccgcaccaccaccaccaccaccaccccggcggcggaggcggcggcggcgccgc ggCGCCTTCCCCTTCCCGGCGCCGCACTGCCCGTTACCGgctccgccgcctcccgccgccgcctccgtCTTCTCGGCCGCCTCGGGGCTGCCCTCCTTCCTGGGCGGCGAGCTGAACTGCAGGAAGTCCTTCTACCACCCCCAGCTGAGCCccaccgccctgcccgccgccctcCTCCAGACCCTGAAGCCGGACCCCAcgcccgccggcggcggcggcggcaccaaCCACCCCTCCCGGCCCTCATTTTCCATAGACAACATCATCGGGGGGGCCGTGCCCCCGCCGCCCAGCACCAACCCCAGCgccgcgcccgccgcgcccTACCCCGCCGGCCAGGCGGGCCCCCCGGCGCAGGTCCTGGCCGTGCTCAGCCCCGCCTtggccccggcacagccccaggtCAGCCTGGCACACGAGCCCCTCCTGCAGCCGGCCCAGAACTTTTCCAGTAAAATCACAACCCTGAGCAGCTGTCATTTTTaa